In Saccharicrinis fermentans DSM 9555 = JCM 21142, a genomic segment contains:
- the arsB gene encoding ACR3 family arsenite efflux transporter produces MKKQIGFFEKYLSLWVAICIAVGIAIGGFVGDGIQVLANMEIYKVNIPVAILIWLMIYPMMLQIDFSSIKNVGKRPKGLILTLVVNWLIKPFTMAFFAWMFFSKLYGAWISPEEAGEYIAGAILLGAAPCTAMVFVWSYLSDGDPNYTLVQVSVNDLIILVAFIPIVGLLLGITNITIPYDTLVASVVVFVVVPLLAGYITHKILIKRRGAEWFKNEFLPKFKPVSIFALLLTLVLLFAFQGSIIVENPLIILLVAIPLVIQTYFIFFVTWFSGKKLRLPYAICSPAAMIGASNFFELAVAVAIALFGLQSPAAMVTVVGVLVEVPVMLSLVKLANKWKY; encoded by the coding sequence ATGAAAAAGCAAATTGGATTCTTTGAAAAGTATTTAAGTCTTTGGGTTGCTATCTGTATTGCTGTAGGTATTGCTATTGGTGGCTTTGTTGGAGATGGAATTCAGGTATTGGCTAACATGGAGATTTACAAAGTGAATATTCCGGTTGCCATTTTAATCTGGCTTATGATTTACCCTATGATGCTACAAATTGATTTTTCAAGTATTAAAAATGTAGGAAAACGTCCCAAGGGTTTAATATTAACCCTGGTGGTGAATTGGTTAATTAAACCATTTACCATGGCTTTTTTTGCATGGATGTTTTTTTCAAAATTGTATGGGGCATGGATTTCTCCAGAGGAGGCAGGAGAATATATTGCCGGTGCCATTTTATTGGGAGCTGCACCCTGTACCGCAATGGTATTTGTATGGAGTTACCTAAGTGATGGGGATCCGAATTATACATTGGTACAGGTGTCAGTAAACGACCTGATTATTTTGGTGGCTTTTATTCCTATTGTGGGTTTGTTGTTGGGTATTACTAATATCACGATTCCTTACGATACTTTGGTGGCTAGTGTTGTTGTGTTTGTAGTGGTTCCTCTTTTAGCCGGGTATATAACCCACAAAATTCTGATTAAACGCAGGGGAGCTGAATGGTTTAAAAATGAGTTTCTACCAAAATTTAAGCCCGTGTCAATTTTTGCTTTACTGCTTACATTGGTATTATTATTTGCCTTCCAGGGAAGCATTATTGTGGAGAATCCTCTTATTATTCTTTTGGTGGCTATTCCATTGGTTATACAAACCTACTTTATATTTTTTGTGACTTGGTTTAGTGGCAAAAAACTAAGGTTACCTTATGCCATTTGTTCGCCTGCTGCCATGATTGGGGCAAGTAACTTTTTTGAGCTGGCTGTAGCTGTGGCTATTGCTTTATTTGGCTTGCAGTCTCCGGCAGCGATGGTTACCGTAGTAGGTGTTTTAGTGGAAGTACCTGTGATGTTATCGCTTGTGAAATTGGCCAATAAATGGAAATATTAG